One genomic window of Catenulispora sp. GP43 includes the following:
- a CDS encoding D-arabinono-1,4-lactone oxidase, with the protein MAGANEWSNWAGNQTAKAAKVVTPRTASEVVEILRTADDDGMTVKAVGSGHSFTPAAVTDGVLVKPDGLTRLKQIDREAGLVTVESGMPLHQLNALLAENGLALTNMGDIQVQTVAGAIGTGTHGTGRASGSIAAQVAALELVLANGEIVICSPTENAELFQAARLGVGAIGYVTAVTFRTEPSFLLTAREEPMKLDAVLDGFDDLADNNEHFEFYWFPYTTSTNIKRNNRSAGPAAPLSGFRHWMDDEFLSNSVFGAAQRLARTAPRLTKTVSKVSGSALSPRTYTDRSDKVFTSPRRVKFVEMEYAVPRTAFVSAFREVTQLINASNWNVNFPIEVRVVPGDDLWLSTAHGRDTAYIACHMYQGTRFEEYFKAVEQVLIGHEGRPHWGKMHTRDAEYLGKTYPRFEDFLGVRDRVDPKRMFANEYTRRVFGD; encoded by the coding sequence GTGGCGGGCGCGAACGAGTGGTCCAACTGGGCCGGCAACCAGACGGCGAAGGCGGCCAAGGTGGTCACCCCGCGGACCGCCTCCGAGGTCGTCGAGATCCTGCGCACCGCCGACGACGACGGGATGACCGTCAAGGCGGTCGGCTCCGGCCATTCCTTCACCCCGGCCGCGGTCACCGACGGGGTCCTGGTCAAGCCGGACGGCCTGACCCGGCTCAAGCAGATCGACCGGGAGGCGGGCCTGGTCACGGTCGAGTCCGGGATGCCGCTGCACCAGCTCAACGCGCTGCTCGCGGAGAACGGCCTGGCGCTCACCAATATGGGTGACATCCAGGTCCAGACCGTCGCCGGCGCGATCGGCACCGGCACGCACGGCACCGGCCGCGCCTCCGGCTCGATCGCCGCGCAGGTCGCGGCCCTGGAGCTGGTCCTGGCCAACGGCGAGATCGTGATCTGCTCCCCCACCGAGAACGCCGAGCTGTTCCAGGCCGCGCGCCTGGGCGTCGGGGCGATCGGCTATGTGACCGCCGTGACGTTCCGCACGGAGCCCTCGTTCCTGCTGACGGCCCGCGAGGAGCCGATGAAGCTGGACGCGGTGCTGGACGGCTTCGACGACCTGGCCGACAACAACGAGCACTTCGAGTTCTACTGGTTCCCGTACACGACCAGCACCAACATCAAGCGCAACAACCGCTCGGCGGGCCCGGCCGCGCCGCTGTCCGGCTTCCGGCACTGGATGGACGACGAGTTCCTGTCGAACTCGGTGTTCGGCGCGGCGCAGCGGCTGGCCCGTACCGCGCCGCGGCTGACCAAGACGGTCTCGAAGGTCTCCGGTTCGGCCCTGTCGCCGCGCACCTACACCGACCGCTCGGACAAGGTGTTCACCTCGCCGCGGCGCGTGAAGTTCGTGGAGATGGAGTACGCGGTCCCGCGTACCGCGTTCGTGTCGGCCTTCCGCGAGGTCACCCAGCTGATCAACGCCTCGAACTGGAACGTGAACTTCCCGATCGAGGTGCGCGTCGTCCCGGGCGACGACCTGTGGCTGTCCACGGCGCACGGCCGCGACACCGCGTACATCGCCTGCCACATGTACCAGGGCACGCGGTTCGAGGAGTACTTCAAGGCGGTCGAGCAGGTACTCATCGGGCACGAGGGCCGGCCGCACTGGGGCAAGATGCACACCCGCGACGCCGAGTACCTGGGCAAGACCTACCCCCGGTTCGAGGACTTCCTCGGGGTACGCGACCGGGTGGACCCGAAGCGGATGTTCGCCAACGAGTACACCCGGCGCGTGTTCGGGGACTGA
- a CDS encoding LLM class flavin-dependent oxidoreductase → MEVGIGLPISAPELLPDWARSADAGPFTTLGLLDRLVYDNPEPLVALSVLAGATSRIRLQTEVLLAPLREPVLLAKQAATLDRISGGRLVLGLGVGGREDDHEAAGTDLHSRGRLMDRQMSVMRRIWSGAAYSETVGPIGPRPHRANGPEVLFGGFQPAALARVARFGDGFLAAAPPSWVGPLIDTVRRSWDEAGRSGTPRIVAQANAALGPQPVVDDARAAMAAYYRFTGDRADQMVAGMLTTPAAIRHTIAQYADLGVDEVMLYCYGRDPGQVERIAEAL, encoded by the coding sequence ATGGAAGTCGGAATCGGTCTGCCCATCAGCGCCCCGGAGCTGCTGCCCGATTGGGCCCGCTCCGCTGACGCCGGTCCGTTCACCACCCTCGGTCTGCTCGACCGCCTCGTCTATGACAACCCCGAACCCTTGGTCGCCCTGTCCGTGCTGGCCGGGGCGACCAGCCGCATCCGGCTTCAGACCGAGGTCCTGCTGGCCCCGCTGCGCGAGCCTGTTCTGTTGGCCAAGCAGGCGGCGACGCTCGACCGGATCAGCGGCGGCCGGCTGGTTCTGGGCCTGGGCGTCGGCGGTCGGGAGGACGACCACGAAGCCGCTGGTACCGATCTGCACAGCCGGGGGCGTCTCATGGACCGGCAGATGTCCGTTATGCGGCGCATCTGGTCCGGCGCTGCTTATAGCGAGACCGTCGGCCCGATCGGTCCGCGACCGCACCGTGCGAATGGTCCCGAGGTGCTCTTCGGCGGTTTCCAGCCCGCCGCGCTGGCCCGCGTCGCCCGGTTCGGCGACGGATTCCTGGCCGCCGCGCCGCCGTCGTGGGTCGGACCGCTGATCGACACGGTCCGCAGGTCCTGGGACGAGGCCGGCCGGTCCGGCACGCCCCGGATCGTGGCGCAGGCCAACGCCGCGCTCGGTCCGCAGCCTGTCGTCGACGACGCCCGCGCGGCCATGGCCGCGTACTACCGCTTCACCGGTGACCGGGCCGATCAGATGGTCGCCGGCATGCTCACCACCCCGGCGGCGATCCGGCACACCATCGCACAGTACGCAGATCTCGGCGTCGACGAGGTGATGCTCTACTGCTACGGCCGCGACCCGGGTCAGGTCGAGCGGATCGCGGAGGCTCTGTGA
- a CDS encoding nitrite/sulfite reductase has protein sequence MTVTEPTPARVSRPRQQRGEGQWAKGYFTPLNGNEQTKKDDDGLNVRARIENVYAHRGFDAIDGGDLRGRFRWWGLYTQRRPGIDGGKTGILEPEDLDDKYFMLRVRIDGGRLSLAQLRAVAEVSEKYARGTADVTDRQNIQLHWVRIEDVPAIWRTLEGVGLSTAEACGDVPRVILGSPVAGISTAEIIDGTPAIEEISQRYIGNPEFSNLPRKFKTAISGLQDVVHEINDISFVGVVHPELGPGFDLWVGGGLSTNPHFAKRLGAFVTLEEVPDVWAGVCGIFRDYGYRRLRSRARLKFLVADWGAAKFREVLETEYLKRELPDGPAPEPAPTYERDHIGVHVQKDGKCYVGFAPRVGRLDGATLAKIADLAEAAGSDRVRTTAEQKLLILDVPEDRVEELVTSLEALDLRVRPSVFRRSTMACTGIEFCKLAIVETKKSASNLIDELERRLPDFDQPLTINLNGCPNSCARIQVADIGLKGQLVLDEHGEQVEGYQVHLGGHLGAQTKDPEDVGDGAFGRKVRGLKVTAAGLPDYVERVARRFQEQRHEDETFAQWTLRASEADLS, from the coding sequence ATGACCGTCACCGAGCCCACGCCTGCCCGCGTCAGCCGGCCCCGCCAACAGCGCGGCGAGGGCCAGTGGGCCAAGGGCTACTTCACCCCGCTCAACGGCAACGAGCAGACCAAGAAGGACGACGACGGCCTGAACGTCCGGGCCCGCATCGAGAACGTCTACGCCCACCGCGGGTTCGACGCCATCGACGGCGGCGACCTGCGCGGCCGCTTCCGCTGGTGGGGCCTGTACACCCAGCGCCGCCCCGGCATCGACGGCGGCAAGACCGGCATCCTGGAGCCGGAGGACCTGGACGACAAGTACTTCATGCTCCGCGTCCGCATCGACGGCGGCCGGCTGAGCCTGGCTCAGCTGCGTGCGGTCGCCGAGGTCTCGGAGAAGTACGCGCGCGGCACCGCCGACGTCACCGACCGGCAGAACATCCAGCTGCACTGGGTGCGGATCGAGGACGTCCCGGCGATCTGGCGCACGCTCGAGGGCGTCGGGCTGAGCACCGCCGAGGCGTGCGGCGACGTCCCGCGCGTGATCCTCGGCTCGCCGGTGGCCGGCATCTCCACCGCGGAGATCATCGACGGCACCCCGGCCATCGAGGAGATCTCGCAGCGCTACATCGGCAACCCGGAGTTCTCCAACCTCCCGCGCAAGTTCAAGACCGCGATCAGCGGGCTGCAGGACGTGGTCCACGAGATCAACGACATCTCGTTCGTCGGCGTGGTCCACCCCGAGCTCGGCCCCGGCTTCGACCTGTGGGTCGGCGGCGGCCTGTCGACGAACCCGCACTTCGCCAAGCGGCTCGGCGCGTTCGTGACGCTGGAGGAGGTCCCGGACGTCTGGGCCGGCGTCTGCGGCATTTTCCGTGACTACGGCTACCGGCGCCTGCGCAGCCGCGCGCGCCTGAAGTTCCTGGTCGCCGACTGGGGCGCGGCGAAGTTCCGCGAAGTGCTGGAGACCGAGTACCTCAAGCGCGAGCTGCCCGACGGCCCCGCGCCGGAGCCCGCGCCGACCTACGAGCGCGACCACATCGGGGTGCACGTCCAGAAGGACGGCAAGTGCTACGTCGGCTTCGCGCCGCGGGTCGGCCGCCTCGACGGCGCGACCCTGGCCAAGATCGCCGACCTGGCCGAGGCGGCCGGCTCGGACCGGGTGCGCACCACCGCGGAGCAGAAGCTGCTGATCCTGGACGTCCCCGAAGACCGCGTGGAGGAGCTCGTCACCAGCCTGGAGGCGCTGGACCTGCGGGTCCGGCCCTCGGTCTTCCGCCGCTCGACGATGGCCTGCACCGGCATCGAGTTCTGCAAGCTGGCGATCGTGGAGACCAAGAAGAGCGCCTCGAACCTGATCGACGAGCTGGAGCGCCGGCTGCCGGACTTCGACCAGCCGCTGACCATCAACCTGAACGGCTGCCCGAACTCCTGCGCCCGCATCCAGGTCGCCGACATCGGCCTGAAGGGCCAGCTGGTCCTGGACGAGCACGGCGAGCAGGTCGAGGGCTACCAGGTGCACCTCGGCGGCCACCTCGGGGCGCAGACCAAGGACCCGGAGGACGTCGGGGACGGCGCGTTCGGCCGCAAGGTGCGCGGTCTGAAGGTGACGGCCGCGGGGCTCCCGGACTACGTCGAGCGCGTGGCGCGCCGGTTCCAGGAGCAGCGGCACGAGGACGAGACGTTCGCGCAGTGGACGCTGCGCGCCTCGGAAGCGGATCTGTCATGA
- a CDS encoding GH25 family lysozyme yields MTIFGPDISSYQSGLSLSRLADAAFVIAKTTEGTYYTDADYQGWRGQAAQLGRPFIWYHFLSGESASAQAAHTAANVGDKSLPGMLDAEPAGSYSPTLDQIVSYVDAAQAAGLNLRLVYLPRWVWTQIGSPDLSALTDRGVSLVSSQYPGGSGGPGSIYPGDGAAGWQPYGGMTPLIYQFTNQASDGGQTLDYNAFRGTTAQLVTTLTQTNATEDDDMPAFATGVIAPGDGAVTMVLPPPANYGGAGWGDVWFSLGADFGTATVRVAIFTHGQGWSHIYEDVVVDAAADRVNPFGGPLPTGVQKISVARRGNPDVPLAYLVEAVHR; encoded by the coding sequence GTGACCATTTTCGGACCCGACATATCGTCGTACCAAAGCGGGCTGAGCTTGTCCCGGCTCGCGGACGCCGCCTTCGTCATCGCCAAGACGACCGAGGGCACCTACTACACCGACGCCGACTACCAGGGCTGGCGCGGCCAGGCCGCGCAGCTCGGCAGGCCCTTCATCTGGTACCACTTCCTGTCCGGCGAGAGCGCCTCGGCGCAGGCCGCGCACACCGCTGCCAACGTGGGGGACAAATCCCTGCCGGGCATGCTGGACGCCGAGCCCGCCGGCTCGTACTCGCCGACCCTGGACCAGATCGTCTCCTACGTCGACGCCGCCCAGGCCGCCGGCCTCAACCTGCGCCTGGTCTACCTGCCCCGATGGGTGTGGACACAGATCGGCTCGCCGGACCTGTCCGCGCTCACCGACCGGGGCGTCTCGCTGGTCTCCTCGCAGTACCCGGGCGGGTCCGGCGGCCCCGGGAGCATCTATCCCGGGGACGGGGCCGCCGGATGGCAGCCGTACGGCGGGATGACGCCCCTGATCTACCAGTTCACGAACCAGGCGTCCGACGGCGGCCAGACGTTGGACTACAACGCGTTCCGCGGCACGACGGCGCAACTGGTCACGACACTGACCCAGACGAACGCTACGGAGGACGACGACATGCCCGCATTCGCCACTGGTGTGATCGCGCCGGGGGACGGCGCCGTGACGATGGTGCTGCCGCCGCCGGCGAACTACGGCGGCGCCGGCTGGGGCGACGTCTGGTTCAGCCTGGGCGCCGACTTCGGCACGGCCACCGTGCGGGTCGCGATCTTCACCCACGGCCAGGGCTGGTCGCACATCTACGAGGACGTGGTCGTCGACGCCGCCGCCGACCGCGTGAACCCCTTCGGCGGGCCGCTGCCGACCGGCGTGCAGAAGATCAGCGTCGCGCGCCGGGGCAACCCGGACGTGCCGCTGGCCTACCTGGTCGAGGCCGTGCACCGCTGA
- the cysD gene encoding sulfate adenylyltransferase subunit CysD: MSTLTHDETAPAHDHLRTLEAEAVHIIREVAAEFERPVLLFSGGKDSIVMLHLALKAFAPAPVPFGLLHVDTGHNFPEVLATRDRTVAEHGLRLYVAHVQDYIDDGRLVERPDGTRNPLQTVPLVDAIQSHKFDAVFGGGRRDEEKARAKERVFSLRDDFGQWDPKRQRPELWRLYNGRHRPGEHVRVFPLSNWTELDVWQYIAEQEIELPEIYYAHERQVFARGGMWLSPGDWGGPREGETLQTRTVRYRTVGDMSCTGAVDSDAVDVAAVIEEITASRITERGASRADDRLSEAAMEDRKREGYF, from the coding sequence ATGAGTACCCTCACCCACGACGAGACGGCCCCCGCGCACGATCATCTGCGGACGCTGGAGGCCGAGGCGGTCCACATCATCCGCGAGGTGGCGGCCGAGTTCGAGCGGCCGGTGCTGTTGTTCTCCGGCGGCAAGGACTCGATCGTCATGCTGCACCTGGCGCTGAAGGCGTTCGCGCCGGCGCCGGTGCCGTTCGGCCTGCTGCACGTGGACACCGGCCACAACTTCCCCGAGGTGCTGGCCACGCGCGACCGCACGGTCGCCGAACACGGCCTGCGGCTGTACGTCGCGCACGTACAGGACTACATCGACGACGGCCGCCTGGTGGAGCGCCCGGACGGCACCCGCAACCCGCTGCAGACGGTGCCGCTGGTGGACGCCATCCAATCGCACAAATTCGACGCCGTCTTCGGCGGCGGACGACGCGACGAGGAGAAGGCCCGCGCGAAAGAGCGGGTCTTCTCGCTGCGCGACGACTTCGGGCAGTGGGACCCCAAGCGGCAGCGCCCGGAGCTGTGGCGGCTGTACAACGGCCGGCACCGCCCCGGCGAGCACGTGCGGGTGTTCCCGCTGTCGAACTGGACCGAGCTGGACGTGTGGCAGTACATCGCCGAGCAGGAGATCGAGCTGCCGGAGATCTACTACGCGCACGAGCGCCAGGTGTTCGCCCGCGGCGGCATGTGGCTGTCCCCCGGTGACTGGGGCGGCCCGCGCGAGGGGGAGACGCTGCAGACCCGGACCGTGCGCTACCGCACCGTCGGGGACATGTCGTGCACCGGCGCGGTGGACTCCGACGCCGTCGACGTCGCCGCGGTCATCGAAGAGATCACCGCCTCCCGGATCACCGAGCGCGGGGCCTCCCGCGCGGACGACCGCCTTTCCGAGGCCGCCATGGAGGACCGCAAGCGAGAGGGGTACTTCTAG
- a CDS encoding thiamine pyrophosphate-dependent enzyme, whose amino-acid sequence MPTVADVLWKMLADAGVRRCYGIVGDALNPAIDALRRAGDIDFVHVRHEEWGVFAAVAEAKMSGRPVAVCGTAGPGVSHLINGLLDARKEGAPVIAIAGDVETAIMDTDGLEELNPYTFFNVASLYTGRLIDPKQLRPIVTSAITTALIEQGPTVISLPGDVAAADAPGGPTHIALPNAAAGPAPDADIAQLADIINAANTVTIFGGEGCQNAREQVLALADKLNAPVGYSFKGKQWLEYDNPHAVGMTGLLGYGGCWEAVNHADVLLMLGTDFPFPQFLPHEGVKVVQVDRDGRRLGRRVPLAHGLVGDVGATLDLLLPKVSEKSDAAFLHKCQKKTEDFDKQLQHYVEQGPALKQIRPEYLTATLDRLAPEEAVFTVDTGTACIWAAHYLHFGPKRHLFGSLTWASMASASPNAFGAKMAFPDRAAIALCGDGGFTMLGLGDLLTEVQRKTEIVHVILNNGKLDFVWIEMQEAGLKPWGVDFQNPDFAKVGEALGAKGIRIEHPADLEQGLKEALNHRGGPVVVDVVVDPYALSLPAHTPAATVKGFTLSVAKQALTGHLGDVVKEATHNVRLL is encoded by the coding sequence ATGCCTACTGTCGCGGACGTGCTGTGGAAGATGCTTGCCGACGCCGGCGTGCGGCGCTGCTACGGGATCGTGGGCGACGCCCTGAACCCGGCGATCGACGCACTCCGGCGCGCCGGCGACATCGACTTCGTCCATGTCCGGCACGAGGAGTGGGGCGTGTTCGCGGCGGTCGCCGAGGCGAAGATGTCGGGGCGGCCGGTGGCCGTGTGCGGAACCGCCGGCCCCGGGGTGAGCCACCTGATCAACGGGCTGCTGGACGCCCGCAAGGAGGGCGCCCCGGTAATCGCGATCGCCGGCGATGTCGAGACCGCCATCATGGACACCGACGGTCTAGAAGAGCTGAACCCTTATACGTTCTTCAACGTGGCGTCTCTATATACAGGGCGCCTTATAGATCCGAAGCAATTGCGTCCGATCGTCACCTCCGCGATCACCACTGCGCTCATCGAACAGGGCCCGACTGTCATCTCACTGCCGGGAGACGTGGCGGCGGCGGACGCACCGGGCGGGCCGACACATATAGCGCTTCCCAATGCGGCCGCCGGCCCGGCTCCCGACGCTGACATCGCGCAGTTGGCGGACATCATCAACGCCGCCAACACCGTCACCATCTTCGGTGGCGAAGGCTGCCAGAACGCCCGGGAGCAGGTCCTCGCACTCGCGGACAAGCTGAACGCGCCGGTCGGCTACAGCTTCAAGGGCAAGCAGTGGCTGGAGTACGACAACCCGCACGCGGTCGGCATGACCGGGCTGCTCGGCTACGGCGGCTGCTGGGAGGCGGTGAACCACGCCGACGTCCTGCTGATGCTGGGGACGGACTTCCCCTTCCCGCAGTTCCTCCCGCACGAGGGTGTGAAGGTGGTCCAGGTGGACCGGGACGGCCGCCGCTTGGGCCGCCGCGTACCGCTGGCCCACGGACTGGTCGGCGACGTCGGCGCCACCCTGGACCTGTTGCTGCCGAAGGTGTCGGAGAAGTCTGATGCCGCCTTCCTGCACAAGTGTCAGAAGAAGACTGAGGACTTCGACAAGCAGTTGCAGCACTACGTCGAACAAGGCCCGGCGCTTAAGCAGATCCGCCCCGAGTACCTGACGGCCACCCTGGACCGGCTCGCCCCCGAGGAAGCGGTCTTCACCGTCGACACCGGCACGGCGTGCATATGGGCCGCGCACTATCTGCACTTCGGCCCGAAACGCCACCTGTTCGGCAGCCTCACGTGGGCCTCGATGGCCAGTGCGTCGCCGAACGCGTTCGGCGCCAAGATGGCCTTCCCGGACCGCGCGGCGATCGCGCTGTGCGGCGACGGCGGCTTCACGATGCTCGGTCTCGGCGACCTCCTCACGGAGGTGCAGCGCAAGACCGAGATCGTCCACGTGATCCTGAACAACGGCAAGCTCGACTTCGTCTGGATCGAGATGCAGGAGGCCGGGCTGAAGCCGTGGGGCGTCGACTTCCAGAACCCGGACTTCGCCAAGGTCGGCGAGGCGCTCGGAGCCAAGGGGATCCGGATCGAGCACCCCGCCGATCTTGAACAGGGGTTGAAGGAGGCGTTGAACCACCGCGGCGGTCCTGTAGTGGTCGACGTAGTGGTCGATCCCTATGCGTTGTCCCTACCGGCGCACACTCCGGCGGCCACTGTTAAGGGCTTCACGCTCAGTGTCGCCAAGCAGGCGCTGACCGGGCACCTCGGGGATGTCGTCAAGGAAGCGACGCACAACGTGCGACTGCTCTGA
- a CDS encoding ABC transporter substrate-binding protein, whose product MIRRAFSAVAATVAAGWMIVSLVIVIAAYVSASDQSSGSATSSAATTSTAAGTASTAAGELRLGYFANVTHASAVIGVAHGDFAKALGSTKLTTQIYNAGPAEMTALLGGQLDAAYVGPSSALAAFAQSHGQALKIVAGATSGGAELVVRPGINTVADLKGKTLATPQKGNTQDVALRAWLKQNGLTANTDGTGDVSVSPQDNAATLDQFKAGHIDGAWLPEPWASRMVLEAGAKVLVDERSLWPGGQFATTNLVVSTTFLDAHPDTVKALIDGQIAANQWIASDPADAQTLLNGQLKKLTGKALTGAEIQRAFSEQTATDDPLAASLQTEMDHAVSTGLLKTTDLHGIFDLTLLNTELAQDGRPAVSDAGLSTK is encoded by the coding sequence GTGATACGAAGGGCTTTCTCCGCCGTCGCCGCCACGGTCGCGGCCGGCTGGATGATCGTCTCGCTGGTGATCGTGATCGCCGCGTACGTCTCCGCCTCCGACCAGTCCTCCGGATCGGCCACGTCCTCGGCCGCCACGACTTCGACCGCCGCGGGCACCGCGTCCACGGCGGCCGGAGAACTGCGGCTCGGCTACTTCGCGAACGTCACGCACGCCTCCGCGGTGATCGGGGTCGCACACGGCGACTTCGCCAAGGCGCTGGGGAGCACCAAGCTCACCACGCAGATCTACAACGCCGGCCCCGCGGAGATGACCGCTCTGCTCGGCGGCCAGCTCGACGCCGCATATGTCGGCCCGTCCTCGGCGCTGGCGGCCTTCGCACAGTCGCACGGCCAGGCACTGAAGATCGTCGCCGGCGCCACCAGCGGCGGCGCGGAGCTCGTGGTGCGGCCCGGGATCAACACCGTGGCCGACCTCAAGGGCAAGACCCTGGCCACGCCGCAGAAAGGCAACACCCAGGACGTCGCCCTGCGCGCCTGGCTCAAGCAGAACGGCCTGACCGCCAACACGGACGGCACCGGGGACGTGTCGGTGAGCCCGCAGGACAACGCCGCCACCCTGGACCAGTTCAAGGCCGGCCACATCGACGGCGCCTGGCTGCCGGAGCCCTGGGCCTCGCGCATGGTGCTGGAGGCCGGGGCGAAGGTGCTCGTCGACGAGCGGAGCCTGTGGCCCGGCGGGCAGTTCGCGACCACCAACCTGGTGGTGTCCACGACCTTCCTGGACGCGCACCCGGACACCGTCAAGGCCCTCATCGACGGGCAGATCGCGGCCAACCAGTGGATCGCCTCCGACCCCGCCGACGCGCAGACGCTGCTCAACGGCCAGCTGAAGAAGCTCACCGGCAAGGCCCTCACCGGCGCCGAGATCCAGCGTGCCTTCAGCGAGCAGACGGCGACCGACGATCCGCTGGCCGCCTCGCTCCAGACCGAGATGGACCACGCCGTTTCCACCGGGCTGCTCAAGACGACCGACCTGCACGGCATCTTCGACCTGACGCTGCTGAACACCGAACTGGCCCAGGACGGCCGGCCCGCGGTGTCCGACGCCGGGCTGTCCACCAAATAG
- a CDS encoding sulfate adenylyltransferase subunit 1 — MTVLLDAPTEKDTHVAGLLRLATAGSVDDGKSTLVGRLLYDTKSVLADQYEAVERTSRDRGLEQADLALLTDGLRSEREQGITIDVAYRYFATPRRRFILADTPGHVQYTRNMVTGASTAELAVILVDARKGLAEQTRRHTAVSALLRVPRVLLAVNKMDLVDFDKDRFGQIEADFAAYATALGIEHYAALPVSALRGDNVVEPSADLAWFEGPTLLEYLENVPVEAERRPAGRFPVQYVIRHQSADYRGYAGTVASGHLEVGDPIVVLPSGQRSTIAAIDLLGRPAERATAGQAATVLLADELDVSRGDLIAPAGAAPTAVQDVVATVCHLSEKPLAVGDRVLLKHTTRTVKAIVKEISAKLDISDPLAASGADSGDEFDWDDAAPAAHTLNANDIGRVVLRTASPILLEPYAADRETGSFLLIDPASGDTLTAGMSGDPLGVFS, encoded by the coding sequence ATGACTGTGCTGCTGGACGCGCCGACCGAGAAGGACACCCACGTCGCAGGACTGCTGCGGCTGGCCACCGCCGGCTCGGTGGACGACGGGAAGTCGACCCTGGTGGGCCGGCTGCTCTACGACACCAAGTCGGTGCTGGCCGACCAGTACGAGGCGGTGGAGCGCACCTCGCGCGACCGCGGCCTGGAGCAGGCCGACCTGGCGCTGCTCACCGACGGCCTGCGCTCCGAGCGCGAGCAGGGCATCACCATCGACGTCGCCTACCGCTACTTCGCCACGCCGCGCCGGCGGTTCATCCTGGCTGACACCCCCGGGCACGTTCAATACACCCGCAACATGGTCACCGGCGCCTCCACCGCCGAGCTCGCGGTCATTTTGGTCGACGCTCGCAAGGGTCTGGCCGAGCAGACCCGCCGTCACACCGCCGTGTCCGCCCTGCTGCGGGTGCCGCGGGTGCTGCTGGCGGTGAACAAGATGGACCTGGTCGACTTCGACAAGGACCGGTTCGGCCAGATCGAGGCCGACTTCGCCGCCTACGCCACGGCGCTGGGCATCGAGCACTACGCGGCGCTGCCGGTCTCGGCGCTGCGCGGCGACAACGTGGTGGAGCCCTCGGCGGACCTGGCCTGGTTCGAGGGCCCGACGCTGCTGGAGTACCTGGAGAACGTGCCGGTGGAGGCCGAGCGGCGCCCGGCCGGCCGGTTCCCGGTGCAGTACGTGATCCGGCACCAGAGCGCCGACTACCGCGGCTACGCCGGCACCGTCGCCTCCGGCCACCTGGAGGTCGGCGACCCGATCGTGGTGCTGCCCTCGGGCCAGCGCTCGACGATCGCCGCCATAGACCTGCTGGGCCGCCCGGCCGAGCGCGCCACCGCCGGACAGGCCGCCACCGTGCTGCTCGCCGACGAGCTCGACGTCTCCCGCGGCGACCTGATCGCCCCGGCCGGTGCCGCGCCGACCGCGGTGCAGGACGTGGTGGCGACCGTGTGCCACCTGTCCGAGAAGCCGCTGGCCGTCGGCGACCGGGTGCTGCTCAAGCACACCACGCGCACGGTCAAGGCGATCGTGAAGGAGATCTCGGCGAAGCTGGACATCTCCGACCCGCTGGCCGCCTCGGGGGCGGACAGCGGCGACGAGTTCGACTGGGACGACGCCGCGCCGGCCGCGCACACCCTGAACGCCAACGACATCGGCCGGGTGGTCCTGCGCACGGCGTCCCCGATCCTGCTGGAGCCCTACGCCGCCGACCGCGAGACCGGCTCCTTCCTGCTGATCGACCCGGCCAGCGGCGACACGCTCACCGCCGGCATGTCCGGGGACCCGCTGGGGGTCTTCTCGTGA
- a CDS encoding phosphoadenylyl-sulfate reductase, with protein MSADTELASVDQAATAFAGTDLRALAEQANAELEHAPAARVVEWAHATFGAGLVVASSMADTHLVHLASAAAPGIDVAFLDTGYHFAETIGTRDAVAEVYPVRLLNITPLRTVAEQDAEHGPRLYERDPDTCCALRKVEPLERALKPYVAWINGMRREESPTRADIPVVGYDAKRDMIKISPLAAWTQDDLDTYVADHGVLTNPLFLEGYTSIGCEPCTRKPLPGEDPRAGRWAGNAKTECGLHT; from the coding sequence ATGTCAGCGGACACCGAGCTCGCGTCGGTCGACCAGGCAGCCACCGCCTTCGCCGGCACCGACCTGCGGGCGCTGGCCGAGCAGGCCAACGCAGAACTGGAACACGCCCCGGCCGCGCGGGTCGTCGAGTGGGCCCACGCCACGTTCGGCGCGGGCCTGGTCGTCGCCTCGTCGATGGCCGACACCCACCTGGTGCACCTGGCCTCCGCCGCGGCGCCGGGCATCGACGTGGCCTTCCTGGACACCGGCTACCACTTCGCCGAGACCATCGGCACCCGCGACGCGGTCGCCGAGGTGTACCCGGTCCGGCTGCTGAACATCACACCGCTGCGGACGGTCGCCGAGCAGGACGCCGAGCACGGCCCGCGGCTGTACGAGCGCGACCCCGACACGTGTTGCGCGCTGCGCAAGGTCGAGCCGCTGGAGCGCGCGCTGAAGCCGTACGTGGCCTGGATCAACGGCATGCGCCGCGAGGAGTCCCCGACCCGCGCGGACATCCCGGTCGTCGGCTACGACGCCAAGCGCGACATGATCAAGATCTCGCCGCTGGCCGCCTGGACCCAGGACGACCTGGACACCTACGTCGCCGACCACGGCGTGCTGACCAACCCCCTGTTCCTCGAGGGCTACACCTCGATCGGCTGCGAGCCCTGCACGCGCAAGCCCCTGCCGGGCGAGGACCCGCGGGCCGGGCGCTGGGCCGGCAACGCCAAGACCGAATGCGGACTGCACACCTGA